A genomic stretch from Arenicella xantha includes:
- a CDS encoding Lrp/AsnC family transcriptional regulator — MIKLNKTDILILSLLQKDASMSVEAIANKVGISKSACWRRIQKFEADGVIQGRYTVLDPQKVNLALTVYISVRTNQHDDDWYKEFKELSESLIEVLEVHRMSGDLDYLLKAVVADMASYDRLYKKLVKAKLLDVSAAFVMETLKQTTQLPLTPS; from the coding sequence GTGATAAAACTCAATAAGACCGATATTTTGATACTCTCCTTACTCCAAAAAGATGCCTCAATGTCGGTTGAAGCGATCGCCAATAAAGTTGGTATTTCCAAATCTGCATGTTGGCGTCGAATTCAAAAATTTGAAGCTGACGGGGTAATACAAGGGCGGTACACGGTTCTTGACCCACAGAAAGTCAACTTAGCACTAACGGTTTATATCTCAGTGCGCACTAATCAGCACGATGACGACTGGTATAAGGAGTTCAAAGAATTGTCGGAGTCGCTGATTGAAGTGCTTGAGGTTCATCGTATGAGCGGCGACCTAGACTACCTACTCAAAGCAGTGGTGGCTGATATGGCTAGCTATGATCGACTCTATAAGAAATTAGTGAAAGCGAAGTTGCTCGACGTAAGCGCCGCTTTTGTAATGGAGACCTTGAAACAAACTACTCAGTTACCGTTGACGCCTAGCTAG
- a CDS encoding aminotransferase class V-fold PLP-dependent enzyme, with product MSTLLKNIRQSVIGDGILIDTAFGEKPLIYADYTASGRSLEFIENLIRDRVLPYYANTHTETSHTGAVTTKLREQARNEIREALNASSDYSILFCGSGATAAIHKLIEILNLRIPADLNARYQLDQHIPDEQRPVVFIGPYEHHSNELPWRECLVELVVIPLDEQGGIDQAVLAERLSYFQSRRLKIGSFSAASNVTGIISDVDAISSLLHEHDALAFWDYAAAAPYVAIDVQGKETASIDTSKDAVFLSPHKFVGGPGTPGVLVIKNTLLTNRVPAVSGGGTVTYVTPHDHCYTSDFERREEGGTPAIVETMRAGLVFKLQQQVGTDLIKKLESNFIERAIARWQKHGNIKLLGNLSAKRLSIVSFTVSHQQRQLHYGFLVAVLNDLFGIQSRGGCSCAGPYAHHLLDLSMSHSKEIESQLVAGQKILRPGWVRLNFNYFIDETTFNYIVSAVELVADHAWRLLPFYVYDSERGLWNYQGQTRRLPLGFDDLDFNCSDAMITPMQRKVKSAQLTDYLQQASIELRRDRTNETRHQLALPESTEALRWFVLPQEIELTAS from the coding sequence ATGAGCACACTTCTCAAGAATATACGTCAATCAGTGATTGGCGACGGCATATTGATCGACACGGCATTTGGTGAAAAGCCTCTGATCTATGCTGACTACACGGCTTCTGGGCGCTCACTAGAATTCATTGAAAATCTGATTCGCGACCGCGTACTACCCTACTACGCCAATACTCACACTGAAACGTCGCACACCGGCGCCGTTACCACAAAACTTAGAGAGCAGGCACGTAATGAAATACGAGAGGCGCTAAATGCATCGTCAGACTACAGCATACTGTTTTGTGGCTCTGGTGCTACCGCAGCCATTCATAAGTTAATCGAGATATTAAATCTGCGAATACCCGCTGACCTAAATGCACGCTATCAACTTGATCAGCATATTCCCGACGAGCAGCGGCCAGTGGTGTTTATTGGCCCCTACGAGCATCACTCAAATGAACTACCGTGGCGAGAATGCTTGGTTGAATTGGTGGTGATACCGCTGGATGAACAAGGAGGCATTGATCAAGCGGTATTAGCCGAACGTCTCAGCTATTTTCAAAGTCGACGGTTAAAAATTGGCAGCTTTTCGGCCGCATCCAATGTGACAGGAATAATAAGCGATGTGGATGCTATTAGCTCCCTCCTGCACGAACATGACGCACTTGCATTCTGGGACTACGCCGCCGCTGCCCCTTATGTGGCGATCGACGTGCAAGGCAAAGAGACCGCCAGCATAGATACCAGTAAAGATGCGGTGTTTCTGTCGCCACATAAGTTCGTTGGCGGCCCAGGCACGCCCGGCGTTCTGGTAATAAAAAACACATTACTAACGAACCGTGTTCCCGCCGTTTCGGGAGGAGGTACGGTGACTTATGTAACACCTCATGATCATTGTTACACCAGCGACTTTGAACGTCGCGAAGAAGGTGGCACACCGGCTATTGTGGAAACCATGCGTGCCGGTCTAGTTTTTAAGTTGCAGCAACAAGTCGGTACTGACCTAATCAAAAAACTTGAATCAAATTTCATAGAGCGCGCGATTGCTCGTTGGCAAAAACACGGTAACATTAAACTCTTGGGCAACCTTTCGGCCAAGCGCCTCTCGATTGTTTCGTTTACGGTCAGCCATCAACAAAGACAGCTGCATTATGGTTTTCTGGTGGCAGTACTCAACGACCTATTTGGAATCCAGTCTCGTGGCGGATGTTCATGCGCTGGCCCTTATGCACATCATCTGCTCGACCTGAGTATGAGCCATAGCAAAGAGATCGAAAGCCAATTAGTCGCGGGTCAAAAAATTCTGCGTCCAGGCTGGGTCAGACTCAACTTCAACTACTTTATTGACGAAACAACATTCAATTATATCGTCAGCGCCGTGGAACTCGTGGCAGACCATGCATGGCGTTTGCTTCCGTTTTACGTCTATGATTCCGAGCGAGGACTCTGGAATTATCAGGGTCAAACTCGGCGACTTCCTCTTGGCTTTGATGATCTTGACTTTAATTGTTCAGATGCAATGATCACGCCTATGCAGCGGAAGGTTAAATCAGCACAATTAACAGATTACCTACAGCAAGCAAGTATAGAATTGAGACGCGACCGCACCAACGAAACCCGCCATCAGCTAGCGCTACCCGAGAGCACAGAAGCATTGCGTTGGTTTGTGTTACCGCAGGAGATTGAACTAACTGCATCTTAA
- a CDS encoding class I SAM-dependent methyltransferase, whose product MKKLLITLLAVSSILSGQLVNAMDEELSAKLSTAMLGDHRSDKNKERNTYRHPIETLDFFGMNADMTVLEIAPGGGWYTEILAPALRDTGTYIAGSYDVTVEGQPKYRYRQHQALLEQIIKQPDLYGQVKVATYSPPQSRTLWQADSVDMVLTFRSSHGWVREGLIDDVYADFYKVVKPGGILGVVQHRAPEGGDAVEWAKQGYVPESRIIQAAEKAGFVLDGKSEINANAKDLKDNNEGVWRLPPTLSLGDQDRETYLAIGESDRMTLRFKKPKN is encoded by the coding sequence ATGAAAAAACTCCTAATCACACTCCTCGCAGTAAGCTCGATACTCTCGGGTCAACTGGTAAACGCCATGGACGAAGAGCTAAGTGCCAAACTGTCAACGGCTATGCTGGGCGACCATCGTAGCGACAAGAACAAAGAGCGAAACACCTATCGCCATCCAATTGAAACGCTTGATTTTTTCGGCATGAACGCAGACATGACCGTGCTGGAAATTGCGCCAGGCGGCGGATGGTATACCGAAATTCTGGCTCCGGCGTTACGTGATACCGGAACCTACATTGCCGGCAGCTACGACGTCACGGTTGAAGGTCAGCCAAAATATCGCTACCGCCAACACCAAGCGCTACTAGAACAAATCATCAAACAACCCGACTTATACGGACAAGTAAAGGTCGCCACTTACTCACCACCGCAATCACGCACGCTGTGGCAAGCAGACTCAGTGGATATGGTGCTGACCTTTAGAAGTAGCCATGGTTGGGTTCGAGAAGGTCTAATTGACGATGTCTACGCTGACTTCTATAAGGTTGTTAAACCCGGCGGCATACTTGGAGTAGTACAACACCGAGCACCAGAAGGCGGTGATGCTGTTGAATGGGCCAAGCAGGGTTATGTACCCGAATCCCGAATCATTCAAGCCGCAGAAAAAGCGGGGTTTGTACTAGATGGAAAGTCTGAAATCAACGCAAACGCCAAAGACCTGAAAGACAATAATGAAGGTGTATGGCGCTTGCCACCAACTCTGAGCTTAGGCGATCAAGACCGAGAGACGTATCTAGCCATCGGCGAAAGTGACCGTATGACGCTTAGATTCAAAAAACCAAAAAACTAG
- a CDS encoding energy transducer TonB, whose translation MKYHGRRLYCALFTLLALTTAQADSITPPQFVPGSDKTFSAYPGSEVRMARTARVNVAFMVNKDGTVSEPLIEQINNARFRKTVLKWLTHRRYEPASINGEPIDSVIRERFRFNIGYDQRSPRVSTTLFNKLYKEFGEKIIQEEPDQKRLKTLLKKLAGVKHGSALGYEFLSAARYKYAKRFLDRDAQIYAVREVILSSDRMPVALNGRNAEEILLQLLIDAGYQGEAMEAYYIALRKLNRNPRSQFMAQFGPTIDQIRQAMVSDEPYTRPIFIGESGYTFLPVSKRKLTFDNVTGKIDSLKVRCEKKFSEFKFSVESEFEIPESWGACHVQILGKEGSSAQLIQL comes from the coding sequence ATGAAATACCACGGCCGCCGTCTTTATTGTGCACTATTCACCTTACTAGCACTAACTACTGCACAGGCAGACAGCATAACACCACCGCAATTTGTCCCTGGTTCAGATAAAACATTTTCTGCGTATCCAGGCTCTGAGGTAAGAATGGCTCGTACAGCGCGAGTGAATGTTGCCTTTATGGTGAACAAGGATGGAACCGTGAGCGAACCCTTGATCGAGCAAATCAATAACGCTCGATTTCGTAAAACCGTTCTGAAATGGCTGACACACCGACGCTATGAACCCGCTTCGATAAATGGCGAGCCGATCGACTCAGTGATCCGTGAACGTTTTCGTTTTAATATTGGCTATGACCAACGATCGCCACGCGTCTCAACGACCCTATTTAATAAACTTTATAAGGAGTTTGGCGAAAAAATCATTCAGGAAGAACCCGATCAAAAGCGCTTAAAAACCCTATTAAAGAAACTCGCTGGGGTCAAACATGGATCAGCGCTAGGCTATGAGTTTTTGTCGGCGGCGAGATACAAATACGCCAAGCGTTTCCTCGATCGTGATGCGCAGATCTATGCAGTGCGCGAAGTGATTCTCTCCAGCGACAGAATGCCAGTTGCGTTGAATGGTAGGAACGCAGAAGAAATCTTGCTGCAACTGCTCATCGACGCTGGCTACCAAGGAGAAGCCATGGAAGCTTATTACATTGCACTAAGGAAACTAAATAGAAATCCACGAAGCCAGTTTATGGCCCAGTTTGGACCGACAATTGATCAAATTAGACAAGCCATGGTGAGCGACGAACCGTACACACGACCGATTTTTATCGGTGAAAGTGGTTATACCTTTCTGCCGGTGTCAAAGCGCAAACTAACATTTGACAACGTCACAGGTAAGATTGATAGCCTTAAAGTTAGGTGCGAAAAAAAGTTCTCCGAATTTAAATTTAGTGTTGAGTCCGAGTTCGAGATACCTGAGAGTTGGGGAGCATGCCACGTGCAAATTCTAGGCAAAGAGGGAAGCAGCGCGCAGTTGATACAACTCTAG
- a CDS encoding alpha/beta fold hydrolase — MIRILSIALLLTLVHMPSFAATEQAITFTSSDGQSTDAFEGQLMVPENRANPNSRQITIHYVRFPATTKNPGSPIIYLAGGPGGSGIRTAKNRRFELFMAMRAHGDVIALDQRGTGVESDRLHCRSSLQLPLDGSLAEPERIELKRKALTECLSFWQQAGVDIYGYTTPESVADIEDLRLHLNAERVSLWGISYGSHLALAALKTMSDRLDRVIIATVEGLDQTIKQPARTDQYFDRLQLAINTKASLREQFPDIKGMMRRVHAKLEKTPLSLLVPTPASTSASTNGGMLDLKFGKSDMQRMASVMISDPQYALQLMQLYNAIEQGITEPLVQVLQMFGDLEAPISYSAMATGMDLASGQSQTHYDLVMRQAKTALLGSQLNGSIHLTDVIPDIDLGDQFREAPVSEVPTLVLRGTLDGRIYLDSQLEATAGLQNRKVVTVVNAGHNLFKTSPEVLSVMQAFMRGETIGIDEIIAPLPW, encoded by the coding sequence ATGATCAGAATTTTATCTATCGCTTTACTACTTACGCTCGTCCACATGCCAAGTTTCGCGGCCACTGAGCAAGCCATTACGTTTACATCGTCCGACGGACAAAGTACTGACGCGTTCGAGGGCCAGCTAATGGTGCCTGAAAATCGAGCAAATCCAAACAGTCGGCAGATTACAATTCACTATGTGCGCTTTCCTGCGACCACTAAGAATCCGGGTTCTCCAATTATTTATTTGGCCGGAGGGCCTGGTGGTTCAGGTATTCGAACTGCAAAAAATAGACGCTTTGAGCTTTTTATGGCAATGCGAGCGCATGGCGACGTGATTGCTTTAGATCAAAGAGGTACCGGCGTAGAGAGTGACAGATTGCACTGTCGCTCGTCGCTTCAATTGCCGTTAGACGGTTCTTTGGCCGAGCCCGAGCGAATAGAACTGAAGCGTAAGGCGTTGACTGAATGCTTGAGCTTTTGGCAGCAAGCCGGCGTCGATATTTACGGATATACAACGCCTGAAAGCGTCGCAGACATTGAAGATCTACGTCTGCATCTAAATGCAGAGCGTGTCAGTTTATGGGGTATATCATATGGTTCGCATTTGGCTCTTGCGGCGTTAAAGACCATGAGCGATCGGTTGGATCGCGTAATAATTGCAACCGTTGAGGGCTTAGATCAAACGATTAAACAGCCGGCTCGCACCGATCAATACTTTGATAGATTGCAGCTCGCAATTAATACTAAAGCGTCGTTGCGCGAGCAGTTTCCAGATATCAAGGGAATGATGCGACGAGTCCACGCTAAACTTGAAAAGACACCGTTAAGTTTATTAGTACCTACACCAGCGTCGACATCGGCATCAACTAATGGGGGCATGCTTGATCTTAAGTTTGGTAAATCCGATATGCAGAGAATGGCGTCGGTCATGATCTCCGATCCGCAGTACGCATTGCAGCTAATGCAGCTGTATAATGCTATTGAACAGGGCATCACAGAGCCGTTAGTGCAAGTACTGCAAATGTTTGGCGATCTCGAAGCGCCGATTTCTTATAGTGCAATGGCAACCGGAATGGATCTGGCGTCGGGCCAAAGTCAAACGCATTATGATTTGGTTATGCGCCAAGCTAAAACCGCTTTGCTTGGATCGCAACTCAACGGTAGCATCCATTTAACCGATGTTATACCGGACATAGATTTGGGTGACCAGTTTCGTGAGGCGCCGGTCAGTGAGGTACCGACCTTGGTGTTGCGCGGAACCCTTGACGGACGAATCTATCTCGATAGCCAGCTCGAAGCCACCGCTGGCTTGCAGAACCGTAAGGTGGTTACTGTTGTTAATGCTGGGCACAATTTGTTTAAAACGTCGCCTGAGGTGCTTTCGGTAATGCAGGCATTTATGCGCGGCGAGACGATTGGCATTGACGAAATCATTGCTCCTTTGCCTTGGTAA
- a CDS encoding LytR/AlgR family response regulator transcription factor: MIKHLASSLWLILAFGGVPPTTAAQTLGTIDENVIVCPDTGANEVLPDFGSTLCHVADFYSIAPADHSLWIRRIVTLDQAQLSQPLPIGLFISGKVASYSYVNDHLVGQNGEPGTNKASEIPGSMDAVWYVPKNFLRVGENHLDLRISSHHGYFELAYPLHYLGLAPYASPTDTLLNHYWKTLLPLGVLILGLLYSGVLAVKQETKMPHFLLPAMALFTSIQLCAEVIRGLVAYPYPAHDIRLMIILICSLCFGLSLLAHVLITLRAPYPKASFGVAASATILVLIVAPGFDHKSALALGVPCVFSLAVAVYNVSRNTPGAWAIAAGVGLFLVAILMSPGEFLDTYYFYLVAALILFLFIQHSSVITRAREQRSAEKARADKLQFIVDQNRLDTDSPTLSIKSANKTELISINDIAYCKGAGDYVELVLDSGQRVLHNDKLNDLEETLPSTFTRVHRSYIVNTTKIVSIERKPSGTGAIELSNHDTIPVSRRIMPSVRERLVAV, translated from the coding sequence ATGATTAAACACCTAGCAAGCTCTCTTTGGTTAATATTGGCATTCGGTGGAGTACCACCAACTACCGCTGCGCAAACCTTGGGGACTATCGACGAGAATGTGATTGTCTGTCCAGACACCGGCGCCAATGAAGTGCTGCCCGACTTCGGGTCGACGCTATGTCATGTCGCTGACTTTTATTCCATTGCTCCGGCCGATCACTCACTGTGGATTAGACGCATCGTCACACTTGACCAAGCTCAGCTCAGCCAACCTTTGCCTATAGGTTTGTTCATTTCAGGGAAAGTCGCCAGCTATAGCTATGTAAACGATCATCTAGTCGGGCAAAACGGTGAGCCAGGCACCAATAAAGCGAGTGAAATACCAGGCTCGATGGATGCAGTTTGGTACGTACCGAAAAACTTCCTAAGAGTTGGCGAGAACCATTTAGATCTTCGAATTTCGAGCCACCATGGTTATTTCGAGCTCGCCTACCCTCTGCATTACTTGGGTCTAGCGCCCTACGCGAGCCCAACTGACACACTCCTAAATCACTATTGGAAAACCCTATTACCACTCGGCGTGTTAATCCTAGGTCTGCTCTACTCTGGGGTCTTGGCAGTCAAACAAGAAACCAAGATGCCACACTTTTTGCTGCCCGCCATGGCACTGTTTACCAGCATACAGTTGTGCGCCGAGGTAATAAGAGGTCTTGTTGCTTATCCCTACCCGGCACACGACATTCGACTAATGATTATTCTGATTTGCTCATTGTGCTTTGGCTTGAGTCTGCTGGCGCATGTACTGATTACACTTCGCGCGCCATATCCCAAAGCCAGCTTCGGCGTGGCCGCCAGCGCCACAATTTTGGTGCTGATCGTTGCACCTGGATTTGATCATAAGTCGGCGCTTGCGCTGGGCGTGCCATGTGTATTTAGCTTAGCCGTCGCGGTGTATAACGTCAGCCGTAACACACCTGGCGCTTGGGCAATTGCAGCTGGAGTTGGGCTATTTTTAGTAGCAATACTGATGTCCCCCGGCGAGTTTCTCGATACCTACTATTTCTATCTGGTTGCGGCTCTCATCCTGTTTCTATTTATTCAACATAGCAGCGTGATCACTCGGGCACGCGAACAACGATCTGCCGAAAAGGCGCGCGCCGATAAACTTCAGTTCATCGTAGATCAAAATCGGCTTGATACTGACAGCCCCACCTTGAGTATCAAGTCTGCTAACAAAACGGAGCTGATCTCGATAAATGATATAGCCTACTGCAAAGGCGCGGGAGACTACGTAGAGTTAGTGCTCGACAGCGGCCAACGCGTGCTCCACAACGACAAACTAAATGACTTAGAGGAAACCTTACCGTCAACTTTTACTCGAGTACATCGCTCGTACATTGTGAACACCACTAAAATTGTGTCAATCGAACGTAAACCATCTGGCACCGGCGCAATCGAGCTCAGCAATCACGACACTATTCCGGTCAGTCGACGAATAATGCCAAGCGTACGCGAACGCTTAGTGGCGGTGTAA